In Gemmatimonadota bacterium, the following are encoded in one genomic region:
- a CDS encoding c-type cytochrome has translation TDGRVLPTGIDGQMPERNVPTLINRAYGTIYFYDGRATSLEEQALIPIQSPTEMGNTLEHVVSTLSAISGYRTHFKAAFGDSTITPDHIAKALAAFERTLISGESPYDLFEYGGPKGSMSESAIRGLRLFRTKARCTLCHMGFNYTDEDFHNIGTSWDRADLSTYEKTGNLKDIKGIDPGRYEQTQKLEHFGAMKTPTLREIARTAPYMHDGSIKTLKEIIEFYDKGGNPNPFLDELITPLNLTDAEKQDLIAFLKALNGINWLHIEPPFKFPE, from the coding sequence ACCGATGGCCGCGTCCTGCCCACAGGTATCGACGGCCAGATGCCTGAACGCAATGTGCCCACCCTGATCAACCGGGCCTACGGCACGATTTATTTCTACGACGGCAGGGCTACTTCCCTCGAAGAACAGGCACTCATCCCCATCCAGAGCCCCACAGAAATGGGCAACACCCTCGAGCATGTCGTCTCCACCTTATCAGCCATCTCTGGGTACCGTACCCACTTCAAAGCCGCATTTGGGGACAGCACCATCACACCCGACCACATCGCCAAAGCCTTAGCCGCTTTCGAACGCACGCTCATCTCTGGCGAATCGCCCTACGATTTGTTCGAATACGGCGGTCCCAAAGGCTCCATGTCCGAATCCGCCATCCGGGGCCTGCGTCTCTTTCGCACCAAAGCGCGCTGCACACTCTGCCACATGGGATTCAACTACACAGACGAAGACTTTCACAACATCGGTACGAGCTGGGACCGCGCTGATCTTTCCACTTACGAAAAAACCGGCAACCTGAAAGACATCAAAGGCATCGATCCCGGGCGTTATGAGCAAACCCAAAAGTTAGAACACTTTGGCGCAATGAAAACACCTACCCTGCGCGAAATCGCGCGCACAGCCCCCTATATGCACGACGGCAGCATCAAAACCCTGAAAGAAATCATCGAATTTTACGACAAAGGCGGTAATCCCAATCCCTTCCTCGACGAATTGATTACCCCCCTCAACCTCACAGACGCCGAAAAACAAGACCTGATCGCCTTCCTCAAAGCACTCAACGGCATCAACTGGCTCCACATCGAACCGCCATTTAAGTTTCCGGAGTAA